The following nucleotide sequence is from Candidatus Zixiibacteriota bacterium.
CCATCAAGGTAGCACGGCGTCGGCGCGCGAACAATAGGAATCGTTTTCAGGCAACCGGCCATCCCGTTTTGCTTTACAAGCCAGTGGTGATAGGGTATATTCGGGCTTTCCGGTCAGGAAAACGCTGGGTGGAATCGCGCACATTCGGAGTAAGAGGACGGCGTGGGAAACAAACGCAAGATTCGCATCGGTAACGCCGGGGGATACTGGGGGGACGACCTATCCGCTCTCAAACGTCAGCTCACGGGGGGGCCGCTCGACTACATTACTATGGATTTCCTGGCGGAAATCACCATGTCGATTCTGCAGCGCCAGCAGAAGACGCAGCCCGACCTTGGGTATGCGGTGGATTTTATCGATCAGCTGGAGGAATGTCTCCCGCTGATTGTCAAAAAGAAGGTCCGTGTTATCTCCAATGCCGGGGGCATCAACCCGATCGGAATGGGACGTCGGATTATCCAGATGGCGCGCTCAATGGGTCTGGATATCAAGGTTGGCATCGTCTACGGAGATGATATTGTCAACCAGTTGTACGAGCTGACGGCGGCAGGAGAGAAATTCAGCAATCTGGAGACGGGCGAGCAGTTTTTGCCGTACCGATCGCGCATTGTGGCGGCGAATATTTATCTCGGCGCGGAGCCGGTTGTCAAGGCACTCGAGGCGGGTTGTCACATTGTGGTGACCGGCCGCGTAACGGATACGGGGATCACGCTTGCGCCGATGATTCACGAGTTCAACTGGTCGATGGACGACTGGGACAAGATGGCGGCCGGTGTGGTGGCGGGGCATATTATCGAGTGCGGCTGCCAGGCATCGGGCGGCAACATCACCGACTGGCAGGATGTGGCGTCGTTCGACAATATCGGCTACCCGATCATCGAGATGGAGCATACGGGGGAGTTTGTGGTTACCAAGCACAAGAATACGGGCGGACTGGTCTCAGAGAAGACCGTCAAGGAGCAGCTCGTGTACGAGATGGGTGACCCGGCGAACTACATTTCTCCCGACGGTATCGCGCGCTTCGACACGATACAGCTCCGGGCCGAGGGGAAAGACCGCGTGCGTGTATTCGGGATCACGGGGAAGCCGGAGCCGGAGCAGTTGAAAGTTTCGATGGCGTACGAGGACGGGTGGAAAGCCTCGGGCGAAGTGCTTGTTTCCGGGCCGGACACGTACCGGAAGGCGGAGAAGATCGCCGATATTTTCTGGAAGAAGCTTCGGCACGATTTTGAATCGACCCGCACCGAAATGCTCGGGTCGGGCACGATCTGGCCGTCGGCGCTGTCGCGTTGCGAGACCAGCGAGATATTGCTGCGCTTCAGCGTGCGCGATCGGGACAAAAACAAGATCAAGGATTTCGGGAAGGCGTTATCGACGTTGATACTTTCCGGGCCGCCCGGCATGGCGGTGACCGGGCAGGGGCGTCCCAAGCCCAAACAGGTGATCGCGTACTGGCCGGCCCTGATACATCGCAGCCGGGTCAAGGCGCGCGTGCTGGCGATCGGCACCGACCGTCGCGAGGAGTTTTACGAGATAACGTTTCCGCTTCGCACGCATGCGCCGGCGCCCGGCGGTACGGTCGAGCAGGCGCGTCAGCGCAGGGCGAAAAAGCCGTCGGGCAAGCCGACGCGGATCCGGCTGCAGGACATCTGCTATGCACGTTCCGGCGATAAGGGGGATACGTGCAACATAGGGGTGCTGGCGCGCTCGCCGGAGATCTACGATTGGATTGTCGAACACCTCACCACCGATAGAGTGAAGCGTTTTTTTGCCGGTATCACGCACGGTGCGGTTATCCGGTACGAGCTGGAGAATCTTCACGGGCTGAATTTTCTTTTGGAGGAGACGCTCGGCGGCGGTGGGACAAAATCGTTGATGATTGACCCGCAGGGGAAGACACTAGCCCAGGCGCTTCTGCAAATGGAGCTGGTGGTTCCTTCGGGGCTGCTCAAGACTATAACGCGGAAGTAGCAACCATGTATCGGATTGAGAGTAAGGTTGACAAGAACAGCGAGCTGTACAAGGAAAACGACCGATCGAATCGGGAGGCGCATCGCCTGTTCAAGGAGCGGCTGGAACAGGTGAAACTGGGCGGCCCGGAGCGGGCCCGTCAGCGTCATGTTGAACGCGGCAAGCTTCTGCCCCGCGAGCGTGTGGCCCGCCTGCTGGATAAGAACACGCCTTTTCTCGAGTTGAGTCCGCTTGCCGCATACGACATGTACGACAACGACGCCCCGGCGGCGGGTATTATCTGCGGAATCGGGGTCGTGCACGGTCGGGAGGTCATGGTGATCGCGAACGACGCCACGGTCAAGGGTGGCACGTATTATCCCATGACGATTCTGAAGCATTCGCGCGCTCAGCGGGTTGCGGAGGAGAATCATTTGCCGTGCGTGTATCTTGTCGATTCGGGCGGGATTTTTCTGCCGCTGCAGGAAGGCACGTTCCCCGACAAAGACCACTTCGGCCGGATTTTTTACAACGAGGCGCGCATGTCGGCGAAGGGGATCGCGCAGATTTCGGTCGTGCTCGGTTCGTGTACGGCCGGCGGCGCGTATCTTCCGGCGATGTCCGACGAGTGTGTTATCGTGCGGAAGCAGGGGACGATTTTTATCGGTGGTCCGCCATTGGTGAAGGCGGCGACAGGCGAAGTTGTCACGGCGGAGGAGCTGGGCGGGGCCGATGTCCACTGCCGCACATCGGGAGTGACCGACCATTATGCGCAGGATGACGCTCACGCCCTGGCGATTACGCGCAATATCATTCAGAATCTGAACCGGGGGGCGAGAACCGAAATCCAGCGCGACGCGCCGGAGGACCCGTATTACGATCCGGAGGAGCTGTACGGCGTGGTCTCCAACGACCTTCGCAAGCCGTTCGACATCCGTGAGGTGATCGCGCGGATAGTGGATGGATCGCGATTCCACGAGTTCAAGGAACTGTACGGTTCGACCCTGGTGTGCGGGTTCGCGCGTATAATGGGATACCCGGTGGGTATTCTCGGTAACAACGGCGTGTTGTTTTCGGAGTCATCGCTGAAGGGCGCACACTTTATCGAACTATGCACGCAGCGAAAGATTCCGCTACTTTTCCTCCAGAACATTTCCGGTTTCATTGTCGGTCGTCAATACGAGGCGGGAGGGATCGCCCGCGACGGGGCGAAGCTGGTTCATGCCGTCGCCAATGCCGATGTGCCCAAGTTCACGGTCGTGGTCGGCGGATCGTATGGCGCGGGCAACTATGCCATGTGCGGTCGCGGCTATTTTCCACGGCTGATGTGGATGTGGCCCCACGCCAAGATCTGCGTGATGGGCGGCGAGCAGGCGGCCGACGTTCTCGCCACCGTAAAAATCAAGCAGCTCGAGAGCGAGGGGAAGAAGCTCAGCGAGGGGGAAATCAAGGCCATTCGTCAGCCGATCATCGAGAAATACGAGCACGACTCAAGCGCCTATCATTCCGGCGCGCGGTTGTGGGATGACGGGATAGTCGGGATGACGGAGACACGAGAGGCGCTTGCGCTGGGGATAGCGATGTCGCTGAACGCACCAATTCCGGACCAGAAGTACGGCGTTTTCAGAATGTAGGTGAGGGTTATGGCGTATACGACGATTAGGTACGACAAGAGTCCGCATATCGCGCGGGTCAGTTTCTGCCGGCCCGAGATCCACAACGCGTTCAACGCGACGGTGATCAGCGAGATGTCGGATGTTTTCGAGAAGATCAACGCCGATGATTCCATCCGTGTGGTCCTGTTGACCGGCGAAGGCAAGTCTTTCTGCGCGGGAGCGGATCTCAACTGGATGAAGGCGGTGGTCGATCAATCGTACGAGCAGAATCTGGCCGAGTCCAGCGGGCTCGCGGATTTGTTCTACCAGATGTACACGTGTCCGCGACCGATAGTGGGGCAGATCAACGGCGCAGCAATCGGAGGCGGTACGGGTTTTGTCGCCGTATGCGACATCGCCATCGCCGCCAATTCCGCCAAATTTTCTTTTTCGGAAGTGAAGATCGGGGTGGTGCCCGCCTGTATCGGGCCGTACGTGATACGGAAGATCGGCGAAGGCAAGGCCCGCGAGCTTTTCATTACCGGTGAGCGGATGCGGGCCACGCGGGCGCTCGAAGTCGGGTTGGTGAACAAGGTGGTCGACGACGATCGTTTAGACGACGAGGTTGACAACCTGGTTGACTCGATCCTGTCGTCGGGGCCCAACGCGATAGCGATGGCCAAGCAGCTGGTCAGCACGGTGCCGATGATGACACCCGAGCAGTTCAAACCGTATACGGCCGAGATGATAGCACGGTTGAGAATCTCCGAAGAAGGGCAGGAGGGGATGAACGCGTTTCTGAACAAGCGGCGTCCCTCGTGGACCCTTTCCGAGAAGGAGTGACAACGGAAGGATATGAATACGCTGTTCAAGAAGATACTCGTCGCCAATCGATCCGAGATTGCCGTTCGCGTGATGAATGCCTGTCACACGCTGGCGATTCCATGCGTGGCGGTGTACTCCAAGGCGGACGTCGACAGCCGTCATCGCCGGGAGGCCGACGAATCGGTGTTTATCGGCGAGGCGCCGCCGCGAGAGTCGTATCTCGATATCGAGAAGATTATCAGTGCCGCCAAGGAAAGCGGGTGCGACGCGATCCATCCGGGGTACGGATTCTTGTCGGAGAATTCGCTTTTCCCGCGCAGGTGCGCGGAGGAGGGACTTGTTTTCATCGGGCCGCCGCCCGATGCCATGTTGCTGATGGGCAACAAGGTGGAGTCACGCATGCGCATGGCGGATGCGGGTGTGCCGCTGATCCCCGGCATGAAAGGCAGCGGCGCGGACACGGCCGCGTTTGAACGTGCCGCCGACGAGGCCGGATTCCCGGTGATCATCAAAGCGGCGGCGGGAGGCGGGGGGAAGGGCATGCGGGTCGTACACGAGCGCTCGCAGCTTGCCGATGCGGTTGAGGCTGCGAAGCGCGAGGCGGCCAATGCGTTCGGCGACGATACCGTGTACCTGGAGAAATACGTCAGTAATCCCCGCCATATCGAGTTTCAGGTGATTGCGGATATGCACGGTACCTGCGTGCATGTTTTCGAGCGCGAATGCTCGATCCAGCGTCGGCACCAGAAGATCATCGAGGAAACGCCGTCGGTTGCGCTGACCCCGGAGATTCGAGCGAAAATGGGCGCCGACGCCGTGAAAGTGGCGAAAGCCGCCGGTTATGTCAACGCGGGCACGGTGGAGTTTCTGTTCGACCAGTCCGGCAATTACTACTTCCTCGAAATGAACACCCGGATACAGGTGGAGCACCCGATCACGGAGATGGTAACCGGCACCGATCTCGTCGTGGAGCAGATTCGCATCGCGGCCGGGCTACCGCTTTCGGACGGCTTCCGAAGTCTCTCCCAGCGAGGGCATGCGATCGAGTGCCGTATCTACGCGGAGGACGGCGAGAACAACTTCATGCCGTCGACGGGGAAGATCGTGCATTATACCGAACCGATCGGTCCCGGGGTTCGTGTGGACTCCGGTGTGCAGCCGGGCAGCGAGATCACGATCAACTACGACCCGATCATGGCGAAGCTGATCGTCCACGCGCCGACCCGCGATCTGGCGATTCGCAAGATGATCGCGGCACTCAACAACTACAAGATCCTCGGCGTGAAGACGTCGAAACGATTCATGATCGACTGCCTGTCGCATCCGGAGTTCGCCGCCGGTCGGACGTACACGAACTTCATCGAGACGCACATGGCGGACCGTCCAGACCGTTCCGGAGAGATTCGCGCGATCGCGGTTGCGGCGGCGTCGGTGGCGGCGGCGAGTCGGACGGCACCTGCCGGGGTCGGAGGCGACGGCATCGCGCCGAGAGATACGGTCAGCCCGTGGCAGACGATCGGCAGCTGGCAGATTGGAGATCGCATCCATGAACAGGTATGAGATGCTGTATGACGGCGCCCCGGTGGAGACGACGGTGGATCGCGAGGGAGAGAACTTCGTCGTGACGGTCGAGAACCATACGTATCGCTTTCGTCCGCTGAGCCGTGATCTGTATGCCGTTGACGTCGACGGACGGCGGGTGGTGGTTGCGGCCGCGTTCGGCAAGGATGCGTGTTTTATCGATATCGAATCACACCTTCTGGAGATCCGGGAAGCGTCCGACGAAGGGTTCGCCGGTTCGGCCGGCGATCACGCGGCGGTGAAAGACAAGGTATTCGCGCCCATGCCCGGCAAGATCGTCAAGATCATGGCAAACGTCGGCGACGAAGTGAAAGAGAAGCAGCCCCTGGTGATCGTCGAGGCGATGAAGATGGAGAACCAGGTAAACTGCAGGGCTGCAGGGAGAGTGAAGGCGGTCAACTTCAAGGCCGGAGACCAGGTCGATACGGAGACGCCGATAATCGAATTGGAGATACCTGAAGGGGTGTAGGTAGAATCGACCCGAGCCCGGGATGAGCGTGGTCTTGCCGCGTGCTACAATCCGACGCCCAGCATGAACGGGATGTAGGTGTAGTTTTTGACGATTGAGCCAGAGACGTTCACCACGCGCGCTTCGATGAACACGTGAACGTTCGGTCTGGAGAAGACGACGATACCGGCTCCTGCGGTAAGATAGGGCCCGGTTTCGGTACGTTCGCCAACGGCTCGTACGACGATATCACCCGATGCCGACCGTCGCTCCAAATCGTAGGCGGAGCGAGAGACGTGGGTGAATCCGCCGCCCCCGATCAGGTAGAGATGGGGCGCGGACTGCGGCCGAAGGTTCAAGCGAAGGTGAGCGCCCGCGGATAGAAGCCGGACGTCCGGTTTCGTGGATGCCGTCGCGGCAAAGCCGCCAAGACTACCGACCAGCAGCACATCGAGCTCACGGGAAGACACCGGGGCGGGCGTCAGTCGCAGTCCCAGTTCGGCGCACGCACCGAAGTCAGCCGTTCCCAGCAATTCGCCCGAGGCGCTTCCGAAGCCGCCGGCAGCGCGGGCACCTACGATCGGGTGTCGTGAGTGAGCCGAGGCTGCTAGTATCAAAAGTGATATCAATACTGAGATCAGGATCCGCACATTGTCGCTCCTCTGCGCCGGTGGCTTTGTCAGCCTTTGATACGGCGACAGGGTGATACAGGAGTAATATAGAGCGACGGATGTGGATGTGCTAATGTAAAATCCGGAGAGGAATGAGCGGGATTTGTTGAGTGGAATAAAAACGGCCGGAACCTCGGGGTTCCGGCCGTTTCTGATGATCCGCTGAAAGAGATTAGAAGAA
It contains:
- a CDS encoding acyclic terpene utilization AtuA family protein, whose amino-acid sequence is MGNKRKIRIGNAGGYWGDDLSALKRQLTGGPLDYITMDFLAEITMSILQRQQKTQPDLGYAVDFIDQLEECLPLIVKKKVRVISNAGGINPIGMGRRIIQMARSMGLDIKVGIVYGDDIVNQLYELTAAGEKFSNLETGEQFLPYRSRIVAANIYLGAEPVVKALEAGCHIVVTGRVTDTGITLAPMIHEFNWSMDDWDKMAAGVVAGHIIECGCQASGGNITDWQDVASFDNIGYPIIEMEHTGEFVVTKHKNTGGLVSEKTVKEQLVYEMGDPANYISPDGIARFDTIQLRAEGKDRVRVFGITGKPEPEQLKVSMAYEDGWKASGEVLVSGPDTYRKAEKIADIFWKKLRHDFESTRTEMLGSGTIWPSALSRCETSEILLRFSVRDRDKNKIKDFGKALSTLILSGPPGMAVTGQGRPKPKQVIAYWPALIHRSRVKARVLAIGTDRREEFYEITFPLRTHAPAPGGTVEQARQRRAKKPSGKPTRIRLQDICYARSGDKGDTCNIGVLARSPEIYDWIVEHLTTDRVKRFFAGITHGAVIRYELENLHGLNFLLEETLGGGGTKSLMIDPQGKTLAQALLQMELVVPSGLLKTITRK
- a CDS encoding carboxyl transferase domain-containing protein; translation: MYRIESKVDKNSELYKENDRSNREAHRLFKERLEQVKLGGPERARQRHVERGKLLPRERVARLLDKNTPFLELSPLAAYDMYDNDAPAAGIICGIGVVHGREVMVIANDATVKGGTYYPMTILKHSRAQRVAEENHLPCVYLVDSGGIFLPLQEGTFPDKDHFGRIFYNEARMSAKGIAQISVVLGSCTAGGAYLPAMSDECVIVRKQGTIFIGGPPLVKAATGEVVTAEELGGADVHCRTSGVTDHYAQDDAHALAITRNIIQNLNRGARTEIQRDAPEDPYYDPEELYGVVSNDLRKPFDIREVIARIVDGSRFHEFKELYGSTLVCGFARIMGYPVGILGNNGVLFSESSLKGAHFIELCTQRKIPLLFLQNISGFIVGRQYEAGGIARDGAKLVHAVANADVPKFTVVVGGSYGAGNYAMCGRGYFPRLMWMWPHAKICVMGGEQAADVLATVKIKQLESEGKKLSEGEIKAIRQPIIEKYEHDSSAYHSGARLWDDGIVGMTETREALALGIAMSLNAPIPDQKYGVFRM
- a CDS encoding enoyl-CoA hydratase-related protein, with the translated sequence MAYTTIRYDKSPHIARVSFCRPEIHNAFNATVISEMSDVFEKINADDSIRVVLLTGEGKSFCAGADLNWMKAVVDQSYEQNLAESSGLADLFYQMYTCPRPIVGQINGAAIGGGTGFVAVCDIAIAANSAKFSFSEVKIGVVPACIGPYVIRKIGEGKARELFITGERMRATRALEVGLVNKVVDDDRLDDEVDNLVDSILSSGPNAIAMAKQLVSTVPMMTPEQFKPYTAEMIARLRISEEGQEGMNAFLNKRRPSWTLSEKE
- a CDS encoding acetyl-CoA carboxylase biotin carboxylase subunit, which codes for MNTLFKKILVANRSEIAVRVMNACHTLAIPCVAVYSKADVDSRHRREADESVFIGEAPPRESYLDIEKIISAAKESGCDAIHPGYGFLSENSLFPRRCAEEGLVFIGPPPDAMLLMGNKVESRMRMADAGVPLIPGMKGSGADTAAFERAADEAGFPVIIKAAAGGGGKGMRVVHERSQLADAVEAAKREAANAFGDDTVYLEKYVSNPRHIEFQVIADMHGTCVHVFERECSIQRRHQKIIEETPSVALTPEIRAKMGADAVKVAKAAGYVNAGTVEFLFDQSGNYYFLEMNTRIQVEHPITEMVTGTDLVVEQIRIAAGLPLSDGFRSLSQRGHAIECRIYAEDGENNFMPSTGKIVHYTEPIGPGVRVDSGVQPGSEITINYDPIMAKLIVHAPTRDLAIRKMIAALNNYKILGVKTSKRFMIDCLSHPEFAAGRTYTNFIETHMADRPDRSGEIRAIAVAAASVAAASRTAPAGVGGDGIAPRDTVSPWQTIGSWQIGDRIHEQV
- a CDS encoding biotin/lipoyl-containing protein, whose protein sequence is MNRYEMLYDGAPVETTVDREGENFVVTVENHTYRFRPLSRDLYAVDVDGRRVVVAAAFGKDACFIDIESHLLEIREASDEGFAGSAGDHAAVKDKVFAPMPGKIVKIMANVGDEVKEKQPLVIVEAMKMENQVNCRAAGRVKAVNFKAGDQVDTETPIIELEIPEGV